The DNA region CGTGGTCGCACTGGTGATCGCCCCGCTCGCGTGGCTGCACGACCACGGCTCGCTGGACGGCTACTTCGGGGGCGCCCCGCACGGGCCGTTCCGGTACATCGTGGCGAACAGCACCCTGAAGATCAGCTTCTACGACATCCTCGGCACCCCCACCGGGGTTCCGTTGTCGCCCCCGCGGATCGGGCCGACAGCCGCCTGGAACGGTTCGCTGTGGAGCCTGTGGTGGGAGTTCGTGTGCTATCTCGGGGTCGCGTTCCTGGTACTGGTGGGGGTCATCCCGCGGCGGCGTCGGATGGTCGTGGCGATCGCCGCCGTGCTGTGGGCGGCGCTCGTCGCGCACTGGCTCGTCCCGGACGCCTCCGGTGTCCTCGGTGTTCTCGGCAGCGGCCTGGCGGGGGGCGTGCTGCGGATCGGCCCGCTGTTCCTCTGCGGGTCCCTCCTCTACCTGTACGGGGACCGGATCCCGCTCTCCGGCCCGCTCGCCGGACTCTGCGTGGTCGTCATCGCCGCCGGCGGCTTCCTGACCGAGCCCCACGTCCTGATCGACCCGCCGCTGGCCTACCTGTGCCTGTGGCTGGCGCTGCGGCTGCCGTTCCGGCGGGTCGGCTCGCGGGTCGACCTCTCCTACGGGTTGTACATCTACACGTCTCCCATCCAGCAGCTCATGGCCGTGTACGGCGTGCACCGGCACGGTGTGGTGGCGTACTTCTCGGCCTGCCTGCTGCTCTCCGTCGCGGTCTCCGTAGCGAGCTGGTACGCCGTCGAGGCGCCCGCGCTGCGGCTGAAGCACGCCACTCCCGGTGTCGCCGGCCTGCTCCGGCGCCGGCGCGCGAGCGGACAGGGCGCGAGCGGGCAGGGCGCGGCCGTCGCGGTGGCCGTGCCCCGGCAGCGCGGTCCGCACGGAGGCGGAGCCTGGGAGCCGCCATCCGCGACTCCGGTCAAAACGGCCAACGAAACGGACGCGGCGTCTCAGATGCTTGAGTGAAAATCCGTCGCGGTTCTAGAATTCCGACTGTCCGCGCGGACCGGGGCCACGGCGCGGCCCAGATCTTCCTTTCTTTTACCAGGTGGTGTCAGTGGCTGCGGTCAGGCGCATCGGATTCAACCTTCTGTCGGTTATTCCGCGGATGGTCGGCGGTGCCGAGACGGCGGCGGTCGAGCTGCTGGACGAGCTCGCGAACCAGCGGCCCGGTGACCTCGAATATGTTCTTTTCTGTCT from Parafrankia discariae includes:
- a CDS encoding acyltransferase family protein; this translates as MTRLSFAGGRASAGGRTSSGGRASPRHKRRRATVGTAFADGGNCFNFLRVALAMVVFVQHIWSAGGFGLTRFGRYEPGALAVDLFFVISGFLITYSRVRLPSTARYLWHRSLRILPAFWVCLAVVALVIAPLAWLHDHGSLDGYFGGAPHGPFRYIVANSTLKISFYDILGTPTGVPLSPPRIGPTAAWNGSLWSLWWEFVCYLGVAFLVLVGVIPRRRRMVVAIAAVLWAALVAHWLVPDASGVLGVLGSGLAGGVLRIGPLFLCGSLLYLYGDRIPLSGPLAGLCVVVIAAGGFLTEPHVLIDPPLAYLCLWLALRLPFRRVGSRVDLSYGLYIYTSPIQQLMAVYGVHRHGVVAYFSACLLLSVAVSVASWYAVEAPALRLKHATPGVAGLLRRRRASGQGASGQGAAVAVAVPRQRGPHGGGAWEPPSATPVKTANETDAASQMLE